Proteins from a genomic interval of Phocoena phocoena chromosome 20, mPhoPho1.1, whole genome shotgun sequence:
- the PRRG2 gene encoding transmembrane gamma-carboxyglutamic acid protein 2 yields MRSHRSVLLLYLGLTTCLDTSPSGEQDQEVFLDSPEAQSFLGSRRRIPRANHWDLELFTPGNLERECQEERCSWEEAREYFEDNTLTERFWENYIYNGKGGRGRGDVASMAVGLTVGILLMVLASLGAFWYLHCRQKRGQQPSPQEAELISPLSSLSPPTSLPPPPPPGLPTYEQALAASGVHDAPPPPYASLWRPR; encoded by the exons ATGAGGAGCCACCGCTCTGTGCTGCTGCTGTACCTGGGACTGACCACCTGCCTGGACACCTCACCCAGTGGGGAGCAAGACCAAG AAGTCTTCCTGGACTCCCCAGAGGCCCAGAGCTTCCTGGGCAGCCGTAGGCGGATTCCACGAGCCAATCACTGGGACCTGGAGCTGTTCACGCCAGGGAACCTGGAACGGGAGTGTCAAGAGGAGAGGTGTTCCTGGGAAGAGGCGCGGGAGTACTTTGAGGACAATACTCTGACG GAGCGCTTTTGGGAGAACTACATCTACAATGGCAAAGGAG GACGTGGACGAGGGGACGTAGCAAGCATGGCTGTGGGGCTGACAGTGGGCATCCTGCTCATGGTCCTGGCCAGCCTGGGAGCCTTTTGGTATCTGCATTGCCGTCAGAAACGAGGCCAGCAGCCCAGTCCTCAAGA GGCCGAGCTCATCAGTCCCCTGAGCTCTCTGAGTCCGCCGAcgtccctgcctccacccccacccccaggcctccccaccTACGAGCAGGCGCTGGCGGCCTCTGGGGTGCACGACGCACCACCGCCCCCCTACGCCAG CCTCTGGAGGCCGCGCTGA
- the NOSIP gene encoding nitric oxide synthase-interacting protein isoform X1 — translation MTRHGKNCTAGAVYTYHEKKKDTAASGYGTQNIRLSRDAVKDFDCCCLSLQPCHDPVVTPDGYLYEREAILEYILHQKKEIARQMKAYEKQRGARREEQKGLRRAAAQDQVRGFLEKEAAIVSRPLNPFTPKAASGNCPGDADDARPGSSAGPTGKDKDKALPSFWIPSLTPEAKATKLEKPSRIVTCPMSGKPLRMSDLTPVRFTPLDSSVDRVGLITRSERYVCAVTRDSLSNATPCAVLRPSGAVVTVECVEKLIRKDMVDPVTGEKLTDRDVIVLQRGGTGFAGSGVKLQAEKSRPVMQA, via the exons ATGACGCGCCACGGCAAGAACTGCACGGCGGGGGCCGTCTACACCTACCATGAGAAGAAGAAGGACACAG CGGCCTCAGGCTACGGCACCCAGAACATTCGACTGAGCCGGGATGCCGTCAAGGACTTCGATTGCTGCTGCCTCTCTCTGCAGCCGTGCCATGACCCTGTTGTTAC CCCCGATGGCTACCTGTATGAGCGGGAGGCAATCCTAGAGTACATTTTGCACCAGAAGAAGGAGATCGCCCGGCAGATGAAG GCCTACGAGAAGCAGCGGGGCGCCCGGCGTGAGGAGCAGAAGGGGCTGCGGCGGGCGGCCGCGCAGGACCAGGTGcggggcttcctggagaaggaggcGGCCATCGTGAGCCGGCCCCTCAACCCCTTCACGCCCAAGGCCGCCTCCGGGAACTGCCCAGGTGA CGCAGATGATGCCCGACCCGGGTCCAGCGCGGGCCCCACAGGCAAGGACAAGGACAAAGCGCTGCCCAGCTTCTGGATCCCATCGCTGACCCCCGAGGCCAAGGCCACCAAGCTGGAGAAGCCG TCGCGCATTGTGACCTGCCCCATGTCCGGGAAGCCGCTGCGCATGTCCGACCTGACGCCCGTGCGCTTCACGCCGCTCGACAGCTCCGTGGACCGCGTGGGGCTCATCACGCGCAGCGAACGCTACGTGTGTGCCGTGACCCGCGACAGCCTGAGCAACGCCACACCGTGCGCCGTCCTGCGGCCCTC TGGGGCCGTGGTCACCGTGGAGTGCGTGGAGAAGCTGATTCGCAAGGACATGGTGGACCCCGTGACCGGAGAGAAGCTCACGGACCGCGACGTCATCGTGCTGCAGCGG gGCGGCACGGGCTTCGCGGGCTCCGGAGTGAAGCTGCAGGCCGAGAAGTCCCGGCCGGTGATGCAGGCCTGA
- the NOSIP gene encoding nitric oxide synthase-interacting protein isoform X2 — MTRHGKNCTAGAVYTYHEKKKDTAASGYGTQNIRLSRDAVKDFDCCCLSLQPCHDPVVTPDGYLYEREAILEYILHQKKEIARQMKAYEKQRGARREEQKGLRRAAAQDQVRGFLEKEAAIVSRPLNPFTPKAASGNCPDDARPGSSAGPTGKDKDKALPSFWIPSLTPEAKATKLEKPSRIVTCPMSGKPLRMSDLTPVRFTPLDSSVDRVGLITRSERYVCAVTRDSLSNATPCAVLRPSGAVVTVECVEKLIRKDMVDPVTGEKLTDRDVIVLQRGGTGFAGSGVKLQAEKSRPVMQA, encoded by the exons ATGACGCGCCACGGCAAGAACTGCACGGCGGGGGCCGTCTACACCTACCATGAGAAGAAGAAGGACACAG CGGCCTCAGGCTACGGCACCCAGAACATTCGACTGAGCCGGGATGCCGTCAAGGACTTCGATTGCTGCTGCCTCTCTCTGCAGCCGTGCCATGACCCTGTTGTTAC CCCCGATGGCTACCTGTATGAGCGGGAGGCAATCCTAGAGTACATTTTGCACCAGAAGAAGGAGATCGCCCGGCAGATGAAG GCCTACGAGAAGCAGCGGGGCGCCCGGCGTGAGGAGCAGAAGGGGCTGCGGCGGGCGGCCGCGCAGGACCAGGTGcggggcttcctggagaaggaggcGGCCATCGTGAGCCGGCCCCTCAACCCCTTCACGCCCAAGGCCGCCTCCGGGAACTGCCCAG ATGATGCCCGACCCGGGTCCAGCGCGGGCCCCACAGGCAAGGACAAGGACAAAGCGCTGCCCAGCTTCTGGATCCCATCGCTGACCCCCGAGGCCAAGGCCACCAAGCTGGAGAAGCCG TCGCGCATTGTGACCTGCCCCATGTCCGGGAAGCCGCTGCGCATGTCCGACCTGACGCCCGTGCGCTTCACGCCGCTCGACAGCTCCGTGGACCGCGTGGGGCTCATCACGCGCAGCGAACGCTACGTGTGTGCCGTGACCCGCGACAGCCTGAGCAACGCCACACCGTGCGCCGTCCTGCGGCCCTC TGGGGCCGTGGTCACCGTGGAGTGCGTGGAGAAGCTGATTCGCAAGGACATGGTGGACCCCGTGACCGGAGAGAAGCTCACGGACCGCGACGTCATCGTGCTGCAGCGG gGCGGCACGGGCTTCGCGGGCTCCGGAGTGAAGCTGCAGGCCGAGAAGTCCCGGCCGGTGATGCAGGCCTGA
- the RCN3 gene encoding reticulocalbin-3, translating into MMWRPSLLLLLLLLRRGAQGKPSPDAGPHGQGRVHHAAPLSEATHDDAHGNFQYDHEAFLGREVAKEFDQLTPEESQARLGRIVDRMDRAGDGDGWVSLAELRAWIAHTQQRHIRDSVSAAWNTYDTDRDGRVGWEELRNATYGHYEPGEEFHDVEDAETYKKMLTRDERRFRVADQDGDSMATREELTAFLHPEEFPHMRDIVIAETLEDLDKNKDGYVQVDEYIADLYSAEPGEEEPAWVQTEREQFRDFRDLNKDGKLDGSEVGHWVLPPAQDQPLVEANHLLHESDTDKDGRLSKAEILGNWNMFVGSQATNYGEDLTRHHDEL; encoded by the exons ATGATGTGGCGACCGTcacttctgctgctgctgttgctgctcaGGCGCGGAGCCCAGGGAAAGCCATCCCCTGACGCCGGCCCTCATGGCCAGGGGAGGGTGCACCACGCGGCCCCCCTGAGCGAGGCCACTCATGATGACGCTCACGGGAACTTCCAATATGATCATGAGGCTTTTCTGGGACGAGAAGTGGCCAAGGAATTCGACCAACTCACCCCAGAGGAAAGCCAAGCCCGTCTGGG GCGCATCGTGGACCGCATGGACCGCgccggggacggggacggctggGTGTCGCTGGCCGAGCTCCGCGCGTGGATCGCACACACGCAGCAGCGGCACATACGGGACTCAGTGAGCGCGGCCTGGAACACGTACGACACAGACCGCGACGGGCGTGTGGGTTGGGAGGAGCTGCGCAACGCCACCTACGGCCACTACGAGCCGG gtgAAGAATTTCACGACGTGGAGGACGCAGAGACCTACAAGAAGATGCTGACTCGGGACGAGCGGCGTTTCCGGGTGGCTGACCAGGATGGGGACTCAATGGCCACTCGGGAAGAGCTGACGGCCTTTTTGCATCCTGAGGAGTTCCCTCACATGCGGGACATCGTGATTGCT GAAACCCTGGAGGATCTGGACAAGAACAAAGACGGCTATGTGCAAGTGGACGAGTACATCG CGGATCTGTACTCGGCAGAGCCCGGGGAGGAGGAGCCAGCCTGGGTGCAGACAGAGCGGGAACAGTTCCGGGACTTCCGAGATCTGAACAAGGACGGGAAGCTGGATGGGAGTGAGGTGGGCCACTGGGTGCTGCCCCCTGCCCAGGACCAGCCGCTGGTGGAGGCCAACCACCTGCTGCACGAGAGTGACACAGACAAG GACGGGCGTCTGAGCAAGGCTGAGATCCTGGGCAACTGGAACATGTTCGTTGGCAGCCAGGCCACCAACTACGGCGAGGACCTGACACGTCACCACGATGAGCTCTGA